In Panicum virgatum strain AP13 chromosome 4N, P.virgatum_v5, whole genome shotgun sequence, a single window of DNA contains:
- the LOC120670683 gene encoding arogenate dehydrogenase 2, chloroplastic-like isoform X1 — translation MASSLRHFTGLACFPVPAPAGAGASGATCLLRRYTPDFCAFAALRPVRPAAAFSAANPLASPAEHEQRQQPQQAVPCHGGDPPAPSPSPSPPSPAPLRVGIVGFGNFGQFIAGGIQRQGHAVLAASRSDYSDYCAGRGIRFFTSVDALCEEQPDVLLICSSILSTEAVVRAIPFHKLRPDTIVADVLSVKQFPRNLLLEILPLGFGIVCTHPMFGPESGKNGWGKLPFVYDKVRVTQDGDQAVKCGQFLSIFEQEGCRMVEMSCAEHDRYAAGSQFITHTIGRVLSQLNLKTTPINTKGYESLLQLTRNTVSDSFDLYYGLFMYNINATEQLDNLERAFESVRQMLYGRLHDLLQKQIVERVPMTTISSGKLENSRSNSFAAPPLSRIITEENKHVSSITSVASPTRILQHTACSIGQ, via the exons ATGGCCTCCTCGCTCCGCCATTTCACCGGCCTCGCTTGCTTCCccgtccccgcccccgccggggccggggcgtCCGGCGCCACCTGCTTGCTGCGCCGCTACACCCCCGACTTCTGCGCCTTCGCGGCGCTCCGCCCGGtcaggccggccgccgccttctccgccGCGAATCCACTCGCCTCTCCGGCCGAGCACGAGCAGCGCCAGCAACCGCAGCAGGCCGTCCCGTGCCACGGCGGCGACCCGCCCGCCccttcgccgtcgccgtccccgcCGTCCCCGGCGCCGCTGCGGGTGGGGATCGTCGGATTCGGCAACTTCGGGCAGTTCATCGCGGGGGGCATCCAGCGGCAGGGCCACGCCGTGCTGGCGGCCTCCAGATCCGACTACTCCGACTACTGCGCCGGCCGCGGGATCCGCTTCTTCACGAGCGTCGACGCGCTCTGCGAGGAGCAGCCGGACGTGCTGCTCATCTGCAGCTCCATCCTGTCCACGGAGGCCGTCGTCCGCGCCATCCCCTTCCACAAGCTCCGCCCCGACACCATCGTCGCCGACGTGCTCTCCGTCAAGCAGTTCCCTCGCAACCTCCTCCTCGAG ATTCTTCCACTGGGGTTTGGGATTGTCTGCACGCACCCGATGTTCGGGCCAGAGAGTGGTAAAAATGGCTGGGGCAAGCTCCCATTCGTCTACGACAAGGTTAGGGTGACTCAAGATGGGGATCAGGCAGTCAAATGCGGACAATTCTTGAGCATATTTGAGCAGGAG GGATGTAGGATGGTGGAGATGTCATGCGCGGAGCATGATCGCTATGCTGCCGGAAGTCAATTTATCACGCACACAATTGGAAG GGTTTTGTCACAACTGAACCTAAAGACAACTCCAATTAACACAAAGGGTTATGAGAGCTTGTTGCAACTT ACTCGTAACACTGTAAGCGATAGTTTTGATCTATACTACGGGCTTTTTATGTATAATATCAATGCCACAGAGCAG CTTGATAATTTGGAGCGGGCATTTGAGAGTGTGAGACAGATGTTGTATGGTCGGCTGCATGATTTACTACAAAAGCAAATCGTGGAGAGGGTCCCCATGACAACAATCTCTTCAGGAAAATTGGAAAATAGCAGGTCAAATTCTTTCGCAGCGCCCCCCTTATCGCGTATAATAACAGAAGAGAATAAACATGTATCTTCTATTACTTCTGTAGCATCTCCTACTAGAATTTTACAACATACCGCTTGCAGTATAGGGCAATGA
- the LOC120670683 gene encoding arogenate dehydrogenase 1, chloroplastic-like isoform X2: protein MASSLRHFTGLACFPVPAPAGAGASGATCLLRRYTPDFCAFAALRPVRPAAAFSAANPLASPAEHEQRQQPQQAVPCHGGDPPAPSPSPSPPSPAPLRVGIVGFGNFGQFIAGGIQRQGHAVLAASRSDYSDYCAGRGIRFFTSVDALCEEQPDVLLICSSILSTEAVVRAIPFHKLRPDTIVADVLSVKQFPRNLLLEGCRMVEMSCAEHDRYAAGSQFITHTIGRVLSQLNLKTTPINTKGYESLLQLTRNTVSDSFDLYYGLFMYNINATEQLDNLERAFESVRQMLYGRLHDLLQKQIVERVPMTTISSGKLENSRSNSFAAPPLSRIITEENKHVSSITSVASPTRILQHTACSIGQ, encoded by the exons ATGGCCTCCTCGCTCCGCCATTTCACCGGCCTCGCTTGCTTCCccgtccccgcccccgccggggccggggcgtCCGGCGCCACCTGCTTGCTGCGCCGCTACACCCCCGACTTCTGCGCCTTCGCGGCGCTCCGCCCGGtcaggccggccgccgccttctccgccGCGAATCCACTCGCCTCTCCGGCCGAGCACGAGCAGCGCCAGCAACCGCAGCAGGCCGTCCCGTGCCACGGCGGCGACCCGCCCGCCccttcgccgtcgccgtccccgcCGTCCCCGGCGCCGCTGCGGGTGGGGATCGTCGGATTCGGCAACTTCGGGCAGTTCATCGCGGGGGGCATCCAGCGGCAGGGCCACGCCGTGCTGGCGGCCTCCAGATCCGACTACTCCGACTACTGCGCCGGCCGCGGGATCCGCTTCTTCACGAGCGTCGACGCGCTCTGCGAGGAGCAGCCGGACGTGCTGCTCATCTGCAGCTCCATCCTGTCCACGGAGGCCGTCGTCCGCGCCATCCCCTTCCACAAGCTCCGCCCCGACACCATCGTCGCCGACGTGCTCTCCGTCAAGCAGTTCCCTCGCAACCTCCTCCTCGAG GGATGTAGGATGGTGGAGATGTCATGCGCGGAGCATGATCGCTATGCTGCCGGAAGTCAATTTATCACGCACACAATTGGAAG GGTTTTGTCACAACTGAACCTAAAGACAACTCCAATTAACACAAAGGGTTATGAGAGCTTGTTGCAACTT ACTCGTAACACTGTAAGCGATAGTTTTGATCTATACTACGGGCTTTTTATGTATAATATCAATGCCACAGAGCAG CTTGATAATTTGGAGCGGGCATTTGAGAGTGTGAGACAGATGTTGTATGGTCGGCTGCATGATTTACTACAAAAGCAAATCGTGGAGAGGGTCCCCATGACAACAATCTCTTCAGGAAAATTGGAAAATAGCAGGTCAAATTCTTTCGCAGCGCCCCCCTTATCGCGTATAATAACAGAAGAGAATAAACATGTATCTTCTATTACTTCTGTAGCATCTCCTACTAGAATTTTACAACATACCGCTTGCAGTATAGGGCAATGA